AGATGTGGTACATGTGGGTGAAGAACTGATCGTAGATGATGAAACATCAGGTGAAGCATATCCTGTAATAATCACATCAATCGAATCCGGGGACAGGAGAGTTCAAAGTGCTATAGCAGAGAAGATCGATGCACTATGGACAAGAGCCACCGGCGAGGTTAATGTCAAAATCTCAATTCACTCAGGTACTGAAACCATTCCTGTTACCACAACAGTTCCAGGAGACAGGGAGTTTATTGTTGGTGAAGAAGAACAGGTTGGAGGAAAGTTCTTTGTCATCACGCAGATAAAGGTACGGGATGGAAAGTTTGTATCAAGGTCAGGTAATACTGTCAAAGCCAAGCACATAAAGAGGGTCTTTGGCAGGAAAAAGAGCCGAAACTGGGGAGAGGGTAGGACTGCATGGAGTTTGAAGAAAAGAAGAAAAGAATGATCAATGGCCTTAAAGGGCAGGGAATAAGTAAAAAGGTACTTGATGCAATCACAAAGGTAGACAGACATCGATTTGTTCCGGAGCAGTTGGAAGGTGATGCATATTATGATACACCCCTTCCGATAGGGTACAATCAGACAATTTCTGCCCCGCATATGGTGGCCATGATGTGCGACATGCTCGATCTTGAGGAAGGACATAGAGTGCTTGAAATCGGTGCCGGGTCCGGATATAATGCTGCAGTGATGGCAGAGCTGATAGGAGAGAATGGACATATATATACCATTGAACGCATCAAACCCCTTGTAGATTTTGCAAAGAATAACCTGGAAAAAGCGGGCTATTCAAATGTTACGGTGGTTCATGGTGACGGATCTGAGGGATATCCCTCTGCGGCTCCATATGACCGTATAACTGTCACTTCTGCAGCACCAGAGATACCAGAGATTTTTCTGGAACAATTAAAACCCGAAGGCATACTCCTGATTCCGGTGGGCATTCCATATCAGGAATTATATCTTGTTCGAAAGGATTTAGATGGCAATATACATAAAGAGCCAAAGGGAGGAGTAATGTTTGTTCCCCTTGTAGGTAAATATGGATTCAGGAAAGATGATGGTTACTGAAATTATAAGTATTCAATAGGAGCATATATTTTGCTGAACAAGGGAATAAAGTAATTGATGATTTTGCATGGTCAGCAAAAGAATAATCTACACACCATTTAGTGCATTATTTCTGGTACTCCTGGTACTAATTCTGCTGGTCATAGTCAGCATACTCTTCATGGGCCTTGTGAGTACCGCTTTTGTCAGACTTGGTTTTTCATGGAGCCACGCATTTTTACTGCTTCTTTTTTCACTAATTGGAAGCAGTGTAAATGTCCCCATTGGAATACTTGAATCCAAAAGGCCCATTATAACAGAAAAATATATCAGCTTTTTTGGGATGAGATACAAACTTCCTGTGATACAGGAAAAAAAGAACAGAACAGTGCTGTCAATAAATATCGGCGGTGCCGTGATTCCTATAATAGTCTCTCTATACCTGATATGGACATTTCCACAAACTGTTCTGATATGTATTGCAGGTATTGCTATAGTGTCCCTTATAACCTGGCTGGTGGCCCGTCCTGTCAGAGGTGTTGGGATTGTTACCCCCATTATAGTACCACCCCTGGCTGCAGTTGTTAGCTCGCTGATATTGATATCACTTTTCCATCAGATGCAGGATTATATATTTATAGTTGCGTATACTTCAGGTACTATCGGAACACTGCTTGGAGCAGATATATTCAATCTAAGATCAATCAGGGACCTGGGGGCACCTGTTGCAAGTATCGGTGGTGCAGGCACATTTGATGGAGTGTTCCTCACAGGCATAATTGCAGTAATAATTGTATGAAAATATTGATCAATAATTATTTTAGCTTGAATGAAAGTATACAGATACTATGCTTACAAAAAGAATCATACCATGTCTGGATGTCACCCTTGACGAGGCTGGCGGAACTGTTGTCAAAGGAATCGAATTCGTCAATTTGAAAAAAGCAGGAGACCCTGTAGAACTTGCAAAGCGTTACAATGAACAGGGTGCAGACGAACTTGTATTTCTGGACATTACAGCCTCCCATGAAAAGCGTTCAACAATGATAGATGTTATTGAAAGAACTGCAGATGAAGTGTTTATTCCACTGACCGTTGGTGGAGGAGTTAGTTCTGTAGATCACATCCGCCAGATACTACGAGCCGGTGCGGATAAGGTTGCAGTAAATACTGCTGCTGTAAAGAATCCTGAACTGGTAAGAGAAGCCGCCGATATCTTTGGATCCCAGTGTATCGTTGCAGCAGTGGACTGTAAAAGAAATACCGATGTTGAAAATAATCCAGATAAAACAATACTTACACTGGAGGACGGTACTCCTGCCTGGTATGAAGTGGTCATATATGGAGGACGCAAGAGAACTGGCCTGGATACGGTCCAGTGGGCACATAAGCTGCAGGAAATGGGCGCAGGAGAGATACTGCTTACAAGTATGGACAGAGATGGAACATACGATGGATTTGACATTCCCATAACAAATAAACTATCCCTTGAACTCGAGATACCAATTATAGCATCCGGAGGTGTTGGAAACCCGGAACATATCTATGATGGATTTGTCAGTGGTAAAGCGGATGCTGCACTTGCTGCCAGCATATTCCATTTTGGAGAATATACCATACCTGAGGTAAAGGAATATCTCAAAAGTAAGGGAATACCTGTTAGAATCTAAAACATAAATATGCAACAATTATTTATCCCTTTGATCCAGAATAGCCGGCAATGAGCAGGAAAGTAGAACTCCTGGCACCTGCCGGAAACAGGGAATCCTTCATGGCAGCTCTTGAGAATGGAGCAGATGCCATATATATCGGTGCGCAGTCACTCAGTGCAAGGCATTATGCAGATAACTTTTCTCCTGAAGAAATAAAGGATGCAATTGATCAGGCACATGCAAGAGGAGTAAGTGTATATGTTACAGTAAATACACTCATAAAAGACAGTGAATTGGATTATGCCATTGAGCTTATCCATGAACTATATATTCATGGTGTGGATGCCATAATTGTCCAGGACCTGGGACTGCTTCACCTGCTAAAAGAGAAGATGCCTGATCTACCAGTTCATGCCAGCACCCAGATGAACATTCACAATACTGAAGGTATCAGATTTCTTCAGGAAGCAGGTGTTGATAGAGTAATACTGGCACGGGAAATGAGCCTGGATGAAATACAAGCCTTCAAAAAAAATACAGGAATGGAGATTGAGGTTTTTGTACATGGTGCCATCTGTTTTTCCTACTCGGGCCAGTGCCTGATGAGCAGTATGATAGGAGGCAGAAGTGGAAACCGTGGCCACTGTGCCCAGCCCTGCAGACGAAGATACAGGCTCAGGAACAAAGGAGAAAATGTGGAAACAGGGGGAGAATATCTGTTAAGTACAGGGGACCTCTGTACTGCTACAATATTGCCCCAGCTTATTGAAGCAGGGATTGATTCCTTTAAAATAGAAGGACGGATGAAAAAGGCAGAATACGTGGCCGGAGTAGTCAGGATATACAGGCGTCTAATTGATAGATATATGCAAGATCCAGAAAATTATTTTGTCCTGGACAGCGAATTGGAAGAACTTACTCAGCTTTTCAACCGGGATTTTTCAACAGGATATCTCATTCCAGGTGAAAAACTTCTGAGCATACAGCGTCCATATAACAGAGGTATGATAGCAGGGGAGGTTATAGGATACAACATGCAACGTTCAAGTATGCGCATCCGTCTATGTGAAACCCTGAGAATTAGAGATGGGATCGGCATTGAAAGCGGATGTGATAATGTCGGCCTGATAATCTACAAAATGTATGAGAACGGGTTGCCTGTAGATAAAGCAGAAAGCGGTTCTGTGGTAGAAATACCATCTGATCATGCATTAAAATCCGGTACTGTATACAGGACAATGAACAATCTTCTGATCAGTGATCTAAGATCAACATATATATCACCTGCAAAAGGCAGAAAAGTACCTGTAACAATAGAGGTTTGTGCAATGGCTGGAAAGCCTCTGAGAATCCAGGTAAAGGATATGGATTCGAATCAGGTTTGCGTCCATTCAGAGTACATCATTGAAAAAGCAAGGACAAAACCAACAGACAAAAGCCAGATAGCAGATATCATGAAAGGATTGGGAAATACTATATTTGAACCTGAGAATGTGATCATAAAATCAGAAGATGATATATTCATACCTCTTGGACAGCTCAAGAACACCAGAAATCAGGCTATCAGAGATCTTACTGATATTAGAGTAATAAAATGGAGAAGAGGTTCAGTAATCTCTGAAAAATATTCACAGCAGATTATTGAAGACAGATATAAAATAGAATCTGAGAAATGGACAGATAATGAGGAGGTATATCTAAGTGTCCTTGTAGATAGCTTGCAGGATATGAAAAGTTCAATAGACGCAGGAGCTAGCAGGATATACTTTGCAATTGATAGTCAACATTCATTAGACACACTGAATCTTAATGATATGGCACAGTACGCACATAGTGCAGGATGTAGTATATACTTCCATACACCACGTATCACCAGAGAGGATGATATGGATATGGTACATAAAATATTCTCATATGCATCACAGATAGCAGATGGCGTACTGGTATCCAATCCCGGTACATTAAGGATTGCAAAAGAATTTGATCTGCCGGTAATTGCCGATTATCCAATGAATATATTCAACATCCCATCTCTTAAATTTATCATGCAGAAGGGAGCCTGTAGTGCGGTGCTATCTCCTGAACTTACAATGGAACAGATTGAAGCCATTGCACAGAATGGTTCTGTGGAATGTACTGTACATTCAAAAATGACCCTCATTGAATCAGAATGCTGTGTGATATCAGATATATTCGGGAGTGATGGATGCAAGATGTTATGCAGGAACGCAGAATTTGAAATTGTGGATGAGAAGGGGTATTCATTTCCACTGAGATTTAAAAGTAAATGCAGAACTTCTCTCTTAAATTCCAGAACACTTTGTATGCACAATCATATCCCGGATATTGTCAAAGCAGGTGTATCCGGAGTTATAATTGATGCCAGGAATCTGGATGAAGATCTGAAGAGAACAGTGAAGCTGTACAGGAAGGCAATCGACAATGCACTTGCAGGATCTGATCAGGTATCCTGCATTCAGAAGGGATCAGAATATACCACCGGCCATTATTTAAGGGGAGTCCTCTGAAAAAATCCAGAAAATTGCTGGAAGATATAAACAGATGATCCAGAAAACAGTTTCAGTCCACAATAACCGAAAAAAAAGATTATTCTCAGGAAAGATTAAATAATTTCAAACCCATCTATTGATGGATAAAAATGATAGGAATACCTGAAGTAACAACTATTATACTCGCAGTACTGGCTGCATTGATATTATATAAACTTCTGAAAACTGTAAAGAGCCTTGTGATCAATGCAGTACTGGGCCTGATCGTACTGGTTGGTGCAAATATACTGTTCGGACTTGGAATTGCATATACATGGGTAGTAATACTGATATGTGCAATTGGTGGAATATTTGGTGCACTTCTGATAATACTGTTGAACCTGCTGGGAATTGCATTTTAAGGCAGTTATGTCCATACCAGTATGAAACAAATATTGAGAGCCTTATCAGAACAGTTCATATTGAACCTATAACCCCCTGAATGGTGTGGCGAATGTATTCCTTACCCCTGAACACCTTTTTGGATCTCGTTTCTTCTATATCCATATATCCAGAGCAACTGAACAGTTTTTCAATCTCTTCAACTGTAAAGTAGTGGTAGATAATTCCGTTTTTTCTCAGAAAAGTATCTTTTTCAATTTCATCTCCTCCGTACCTCATATCTTCCACACCAAATACTTCAAAGAAAAGATAGCCCTTATCCTGTATTACCCTTAAAATTTCCTCTGCAGCATCTTCTCTTTCCTCCTCAAATAAATGGTGCAGAACCCCATAACATACAATACCATCAACTGAATTGTCGCACAGGGGAAGACGAGTTAGATCTGAGACCATATATTCTGCACTACATCCATACTTATCAAGATAGGACCGTGCAGCCCTGATGCCATTCAAGGACACATCTATGCCGATAACTCTATAGTTCCTTGAGAGTGGTAACAGATAGCGTCCGTTACCACACCCTGCATCAAGTACCCTTGATCCTTCAGGCAGGTGTTCCCTGATAGCTTTGATTGACCTGGGACCACCCCATACAAGAGATTCATATTCCCGATCCCATGCCCTGAAATGTGGTTTAAGATCGAAATTACCTATTTCCGGGTTCATATCGGAATGCCTCAGTAAACCTCCTTACCAGAAAATCACTGTCAAGGGAAGATAGAAACCATCCAGCCTTGGGTCCGGAGCTCTGTCCAAGGATCACTGTGTATATTGCTTTGAAAAGATCTTTGGGATTCACCTTCAGTTCAGTTTCCTCACATCCCAGAATGTCTGCCATCTTGCTGTGTATCCTGGATCCCACATCCTTTGCCTGATATACAAGATTATGATACTGTTCACCACTCATATTCCCCTCCTCCTCAATCACCTCAGCCATGGCTGCCAGAAATGCTTTCTGGGTATCAGAGAGGGTGGCGGTCTGGGGTGGCAGGTCATCCCTTACACTAAACTTTGCAAATGGAGGAGCATACATATCAAGCCAGTTTGCTACATTATCTACAAGTTCCTTTATACACTTGCGATTATCTGTACTGTATCCTGCTCTTTTTAAAATTTTGAGTATCTGTTCAAAATCACCATGTGCAACCTGATATAATGTTACCATGTGCTTGAATGGAATCTCAGTATGACATATACCACTTGCTTTTGAGAGCTCAAGCACACGTCTGTTGTAATCAGGGAGCTGATCAGCCTGATTGAGACGTTCATATTCATCAACCAGTGTGAGCAGGGGAAGTCCTGGATCAAACTGAATATGCTTTTCAGGTCTGGTCCTTATGATCAGGTACCTGAGAACTTCCGGAGGAACTACTTTGAGCATATCGGATATTGATACCACAACGCCGGTTGATGAGGACATGGCACCCTTATCGGCCAGCATTATCCATTCATATACCACCGGATAAGGTGGCTCGTATCCAAATATTTCCCGGGTGATCCGTTTTCCAGTATCATATGACCCACCTCTTGATGCATGGTCTTTTCCAAATGGCTCCACTGTAACACCAAGTATCTTCCACCTTGCAGCCCAGTCAACACGCCATGTGAGTTTACCACCTCCCTGCATGGATACTGTTCCGGAATGTCCACAGGAACACGTATAGTCTACAGTTTCAGAATCAGCATCAAAACCTGTCACTATTGTGGTATTGATCCTGCCGCACTCTTCACATATGGGATTGAAAGGGCTCCAGTCACTGGCAGGCTTTCTGCCGGAAACCTCTGATAATATGTCAGCAATTTCATCTCTTTTTTTGAGTGCTGTCTTAACAGCTTCAGTATAAGCACCACTTTTGTACAGTTCATCTGCCCTGTATACCTGTGGCTCTATCCCCAGTTTTTTCATTGACTCAAGGAAAGGATTTAGAAAATGCTCTGCATAGTTGGCACAGTTTCCACATGGACAGGGAATCTCTGATAGTGGCATGCCAACATATTCAGAATAGTTCTGGGGGAGGAATGGATATACCTTTCTAAGAGGATCAAAAGTATCAGCAATATAGATCAGATTTACACTGTCTTCCATATCCAGCAGGGCACGATAAACTGCATCTGCGGTTACAACCTCTCTCATATTACCAATATGTATGTGCCCTGAAGGAGTGATCCCTGTTGCAACAACATTTTCTTTTCTCTGTTCCAGTACATCTTCTGCTACAACATCTGCCCAGTGTATGATTTCTGCCATTATTTCACCAGATTCTGCTTAAATTTAACCAGCTCATATTGAATATTTCATAATATTAGCTATTCATGTGATTTCAAAATTTCCTGTAGACAGGACAAGCATTTGTAATACACAAAAATAAGTCCTCTACTATAAGTTCATTTCCTGCATGTTAAATGTTTTAAAGGATAAATTATTTATTCCACATCAATATCTAGAATAATTAATATGGTACCCAGAAAAGCATTCATGACAAAAGGTGTTGGAGTCCATAAGGATAAACTGGCATCTTTTGAATTAGCATTAAGAGAAGCAGGTATAGAAAAATATAACCTTGTAACCGTTTCAAGCATATTACCTCCCAACTGCAAGGTCATTTCAAAAGAGCAGGGATTAAAAGAACTCAAACCCGGGGCTATCGTCCACTGTGTTCTTGCAAAGAGCCAGACAGATGAACCGTACAGGACTCTGGCTGCAGCCATTGGAAATGCTATTCCGGTCAATGAAGATAACTATGGATATATATCAGAACATCATTCCTTCGGTGAAGACGAAAAAGCCGCAGGGGAATATGCAGAAGATCTTGCAGCAACAATGCTTGCAACTACCTTTGGAATTGAGTTCGATGTTGATTCTGCCTGGCATGAAAGGGAAGATGTATACAAGGCAAGCGGGCACATAATAGATACAACCCATATATGCCAGTGTGCAAAAGGTGATAAGAGCGGGAAATGGACAACTGTAGTAGCAGCAATGGTATTTGTGGAATAACAAAATCAGCTACCCTCCTTTGCGGAAGGAGACTCCTGCTCTAAAATTTGAACTTATATTATAGTTCAAGCATGTAGTATGTATTGCATCCATTGCAATACATAACTAATTTTCTTCCGGTAATTAAAAATATTAATAGATCAACCTTGATATTATGACCCGTATAACCCAGAACCATTATAAGAATACTCAAAGCGTACTGATAGATATATTCCAGCTGTACAATTCCAGGGAACCAGATTCAAATGAAATGCAATCACTCCTAACAGAACTGGGCACCCATGGATCACATTCCAGAGAAGCGGTGATATACGAAGATGAGGAAATGCAGCACATCCACACAAAAAAAGTTACATCAGGATCTTACAGAAACTGAATTTGCACTACAGTGGAACTGATCAGTTCAATGATCAGAAATATATCTAGCAGTCGACCCCCATATCAAGAAAAACCTCAATATCATCCTCAATTTCTTTAAAGTAACTGTGATCCTTTACTACATATCTTCCATTATCAATTGACTCAAGGAAACCATACCAGTATACAACCATACCTTTCCCATAACGACTTTGATAATGACGCAACTGTCGATGGTGGTGACCAAAATGTTCCCTATCACTTCCAAAAAGAGCTTTACTTTCAATCCATGATATCAGGTTTCCATCAATTTCAAGTGCATTTTCAAGCAA
Above is a genomic segment from Methanosalsum zhilinae DSM 4017 containing:
- a CDS encoding pyruvoyl-dependent arginine decarboxylase, with the translated sequence MVPRKAFMTKGVGVHKDKLASFELALREAGIEKYNLVTVSSILPPNCKVISKEQGLKELKPGAIVHCVLAKSQTDEPYRTLAAAIGNAIPVNEDNYGYISEHHSFGEDEKAAGEYAEDLAATMLATTFGIEFDVDSAWHEREDVYKASGHIIDTTHICQCAKGDKSGKWTTVVAAMVFVE
- a CDS encoding class I SAM-dependent methyltransferase yields the protein MNPEIGNFDLKPHFRAWDREYESLVWGGPRSIKAIREHLPEGSRVLDAGCGNGRYLLPLSRNYRVIGIDVSLNGIRAARSYLDKYGCSAEYMVSDLTRLPLCDNSVDGIVCYGVLHHLFEEEREDAAEEILRVIQDKGYLFFEVFGVEDMRYGGDEIEKDTFLRKNGIIYHYFTVEEIEKLFSCSGYMDIEETRSKKVFRGKEYIRHTIQGVIGSI
- a CDS encoding pro-sigmaK processing inhibitor BofA family protein is translated as MIGIPEVTTIILAVLAALILYKLLKTVKSLVINAVLGLIVLVGANILFGLGIAYTWVVILICAIGGIFGALLIILLNLLGIAF
- a CDS encoding DUF3656 domain-containing U32 family peptidase, whose protein sequence is MSRKVELLAPAGNRESFMAALENGADAIYIGAQSLSARHYADNFSPEEIKDAIDQAHARGVSVYVTVNTLIKDSELDYAIELIHELYIHGVDAIIVQDLGLLHLLKEKMPDLPVHASTQMNIHNTEGIRFLQEAGVDRVILAREMSLDEIQAFKKNTGMEIEVFVHGAICFSYSGQCLMSSMIGGRSGNRGHCAQPCRRRYRLRNKGENVETGGEYLLSTGDLCTATILPQLIEAGIDSFKIEGRMKKAEYVAGVVRIYRRLIDRYMQDPENYFVLDSELEELTQLFNRDFSTGYLIPGEKLLSIQRPYNRGMIAGEVIGYNMQRSSMRIRLCETLRIRDGIGIESGCDNVGLIIYKMYENGLPVDKAESGSVVEIPSDHALKSGTVYRTMNNLLISDLRSTYISPAKGRKVPVTIEVCAMAGKPLRIQVKDMDSNQVCVHSEYIIEKARTKPTDKSQIADIMKGLGNTIFEPENVIIKSEDDIFIPLGQLKNTRNQAIRDLTDIRVIKWRRGSVISEKYSQQIIEDRYKIESEKWTDNEEVYLSVLVDSLQDMKSSIDAGASRIYFAIDSQHSLDTLNLNDMAQYAHSAGCSIYFHTPRITREDDMDMVHKIFSYASQIADGVLVSNPGTLRIAKEFDLPVIADYPMNIFNIPSLKFIMQKGACSAVLSPELTMEQIEAIAQNGSVECTVHSKMTLIESECCVISDIFGSDGCKMLCRNAEFEIVDEKGYSFPLRFKSKCRTSLLNSRTLCMHNHIPDIVKAGVSGVIIDARNLDEDLKRTVKLYRKAIDNALAGSDQVSCIQKGSEYTTGHYLRGVL
- the hisF gene encoding imidazole glycerol phosphate synthase subunit HisF, coding for MLTKRIIPCLDVTLDEAGGTVVKGIEFVNLKKAGDPVELAKRYNEQGADELVFLDITASHEKRSTMIDVIERTADEVFIPLTVGGGVSSVDHIRQILRAGADKVAVNTAAVKNPELVREAADIFGSQCIVAAVDCKRNTDVENNPDKTILTLEDGTPAWYEVVIYGGRKRTGLDTVQWAHKLQEMGAGEILLTSMDRDGTYDGFDIPITNKLSLELEIPIIASGGVGNPEHIYDGFVSGKADAALAASIFHFGEYTIPEVKEYLKSKGIPVRI
- the lysS gene encoding lysine--tRNA ligase, whose translation is MAEIIHWADVVAEDVLEQRKENVVATGITPSGHIHIGNMREVVTADAVYRALLDMEDSVNLIYIADTFDPLRKVYPFLPQNYSEYVGMPLSEIPCPCGNCANYAEHFLNPFLESMKKLGIEPQVYRADELYKSGAYTEAVKTALKKRDEIADILSEVSGRKPASDWSPFNPICEECGRINTTIVTGFDADSETVDYTCSCGHSGTVSMQGGGKLTWRVDWAARWKILGVTVEPFGKDHASRGGSYDTGKRITREIFGYEPPYPVVYEWIMLADKGAMSSSTGVVVSISDMLKVVPPEVLRYLIIRTRPEKHIQFDPGLPLLTLVDEYERLNQADQLPDYNRRVLELSKASGICHTEIPFKHMVTLYQVAHGDFEQILKILKRAGYSTDNRKCIKELVDNVANWLDMYAPPFAKFSVRDDLPPQTATLSDTQKAFLAAMAEVIEEEGNMSGEQYHNLVYQAKDVGSRIHSKMADILGCEETELKVNPKDLFKAIYTVILGQSSGPKAGWFLSSLDSDFLVRRFTEAFRYEPGNR
- a CDS encoding HVO_0476 family zinc finger protein: MIDDNDEIETECPVCSPKTPVLHDILKSGQNPMVRCMDCEHIHPVTIEKKSPVDIRIIVSEGDRSFDLIMPMDPEDVVHVGEELIVDDETSGEAYPVIITSIESGDRRVQSAIAEKIDALWTRATGEVNVKISIHSGTETIPVTTTVPGDREFIVGEEEQVGGKFFVITQIKVRDGKFVSRSGNTVKAKHIKRVFGRKKSRNWGEGRTAWSLKKRRKE
- a CDS encoding DUF1614 domain-containing protein, with product MVSKRIIYTPFSALFLVLLVLILLVIVSILFMGLVSTAFVRLGFSWSHAFLLLLFSLIGSSVNVPIGILESKRPIITEKYISFFGMRYKLPVIQEKKNRTVLSINIGGAVIPIIVSLYLIWTFPQTVLICIAGIAIVSLITWLVARPVRGVGIVTPIIVPPLAAVVSSLILISLFHQMQDYIFIVAYTSGTIGTLLGADIFNLRSIRDLGAPVASIGGAGTFDGVFLTGIIAVIIV
- a CDS encoding protein-L-isoaspartate O-methyltransferase — encoded protein: MEFEEKKKRMINGLKGQGISKKVLDAITKVDRHRFVPEQLEGDAYYDTPLPIGYNQTISAPHMVAMMCDMLDLEEGHRVLEIGAGSGYNAAVMAELIGENGHIYTIERIKPLVDFAKNNLEKAGYSNVTVVHGDGSEGYPSAAPYDRITVTSAAPEIPEIFLEQLKPEGILLIPVGIPYQELYLVRKDLDGNIHKEPKGGVMFVPLVGKYGFRKDDGY